The proteins below come from a single Chelmon rostratus isolate fCheRos1 chromosome 12, fCheRos1.pri, whole genome shotgun sequence genomic window:
- the LOC121614728 gene encoding profilin-2-like isoform X1 — MSWQSYVDNLMADGSCQDSAIVGYKDAKYVWAAHAGGTFNNITSQEIDVLIGKDRETFYTSGLTLGSKKCSVLRDSLQDDGDWTMDIRTKSQGGEPTYNISVGRAGKVLVLVMGKEAVHGGKLNQKAHKMAEYLRKAGY; from the exons ATGTCTTGGCAAAGCTACGTGGACAACCTGATGGCCGATGGCAGCTGTCAGGATAGCGCCATTGTTGGGTATAAGGACGCCAAATATGTTTGGGCAGCACATGCCGGTGGTACTTTTAACAATATCACG tctcAAGAAATTGATGTCCTTATTGGGAAGGACAGGGAGACCTTTTACACCAGCGGTCTCACTCTGGGCTCAAAGAAGTGTTCAGTCCTCAGAGACAGCCTCCAGGATGATGGGGACTGGACAATGGACATCAGGACAAAGAGCCAAGGAGGAGAGCCTACATACAATATCTCTGTGGGGAGAGCTGGAAAAG TATTGGTTTTAGTCATGGGAAAGGAGGCGGTCCATGGTGGAAAGCTTAACCAGAAAGCACATAAAATGGCTGAATACCTGAGGAAGGCTGGATATTGA
- the LOC121614728 gene encoding profilin-2-like isoform X2 — protein sequence MSWQSYVDNLMADGSCQDSAIVGYKDAKYVWAAHAGGTFNNITSQEIDVLIGKDRETFYTSGLTLGSKKCSVLRDSLQDDGDWTMDIRTKSQGGEPTYNISVGRAGKVLVLVMGKEGVHGGGLNKKAYSMAKYLRDSGF from the exons ATGTCTTGGCAAAGCTACGTGGACAACCTGATGGCCGATGGCAGCTGTCAGGATAGCGCCATTGTTGGGTATAAGGACGCCAAATATGTTTGGGCAGCACATGCCGGTGGTACTTTTAACAATATCACG tctcAAGAAATTGATGTCCTTATTGGGAAGGACAGGGAGACCTTTTACACCAGCGGTCTCACTCTGGGCTCAAAGAAGTGTTCAGTCCTCAGAGACAGCCTCCAGGATGATGGGGACTGGACAATGGACATCAGGACAAAGAGCCAAGGAGGAGAGCCTACATACAATATCTCTGTGGGGAGAGCTGGAAAAG TTTTGGTTCTTGTAATGGGCAAAGAAGGGGTCCATGGAGGCGGATTGAATAAGAAGGCTTACTCAATGGCAAAATACTTAAGGGATTCAGGGTTTTAA
- the LOC121615503 gene encoding alpha-2-HS-glycoprotein-like: protein MNLLGITVVLVLLAGVWAQVSVLRPECDSPEAEEAALVAQDYLNAQHAHGYKYALNRIEDIKVFTKPDGDNTYVLEVDLLETDCHVLDPTPIANCTVRPKALTAVEGDCDVVLKKVGGALTVTAFKCKTEESTEDLCLGCPTLLPLNDTTALDFVHASLATFNNMTVDVTYTVLEVGRMSSQVVSGGPIYVAEYVVVEANCTDDGCVPLNDAMAVRGICSARGLTADHSVDCRMFSTLMPVVDANSTAAAAPVVPPVVHVQTSSLSHKHGLRHHKLTAHHDPHLSGLLSAESAESAEVVPVAPAVVDAAAAAADPAAAADPAAAADPAAAADPAAAADPAPAAAADPAPAADSVSASFASASAEVPVAVVKRDVAAVLAPEVVDTPAIQTDPIALVPVCPGRVRFF, encoded by the exons ATGAATCTCCTGGGCATCACTGTGGTTCTGGTACTACTGGCGGGTGTATGGGCTCAGGTCAGCGTGCTACGTCCTGAGTGCGACTCccctgaggcagaggaggctgCTCTGGTGGCTCAGGATTACCTCAATGCCCAGCATGCCCACGGCTACAAGTATGCACTGAACAGGATTGAGGACATCAAGGTCTTTACTAAG CCTGATGGAGACAACACGTATGTCCTGGAAGTTGACCTGCTGGAGACAGACTGTCATGTGTTGGACCCCACACCTATTGCCAACTGCACAGTCAGACCCAAAGCACTGACA GCAGTAGAGGGAGACTGTGATGTGGTGCTGAAGAAGGTCGGCGGAGCTCTGACTGTCACAGCATTCAAGTGTAAAACAGAGG AGTCAACTGAGGACCTGTGCCTAGGCTGTCCTACCCTCCTTCCCCTAAACGACACCACAGCACTGGACTTTGTCCATGCCTCTCTGGCAACCTTCAACAACATGACTGTGGACGTAACATACACGGTTCTGGAGGTTGGAAGGATGTCATCCCAG GTTGTGTCTGGCGGGCCAATCTATGTGGCAGAATATGTTGTAGTTGAGGCTAATTGCACTGATGATGGCTGTGTGCCCCTGAATGATGCCATGGCT gTACGTGGGATTTGTTCTGCCAGAGGTTTGACTGCTGATCACTCAGTGGACTGCAGGATGTTTTCCACTCTg ATGCCTGTTGTAGATGCcaacagcactgcagctgcagctcctgtcgTGCCACCAGTGGTGCATGTACAAACAAGCAGCCTGTCACACAAGCATGGTCTGAGACACCACAAACTGACTGCTCACCATGACCCCCACCTCAGTGGCCTTCTGTCTGCAGAATCAGCAGAGTCAGCTGAAGTTGTACCTGTAGCCCCTGCAGTggttgatgctgctgcagccgctgctgatccagctgctgctgctgatccagctgctgctgctgatccagCCGCTGCTGCTGATCCAGCCGCTGCTGCTGATCCTGCTCCAGCCGCTGCTGCTGATCCTGCTCCAGCCGCTGACAGTGTATCAGCCTCATTTGCCTCAGCCAGTGCTGAGGTGCCTGTTGCTGTGGTGAAGAGAGATGTAGCTGCTGTACTCGCTCCTGAAGTGGTTGACACCCCTGCGATTCAAACAGACCCTATTGCTCTTGTGCCAGTGTGCCCAGGAAGGGTCAGATTCTTCTAA